Proteins found in one Candidatus Deferrimicrobiaceae bacterium genomic segment:
- a CDS encoding TonB-dependent receptor: KSAVLAGDALQGIPGVDVQRSGSAGNRENIKIRGGLGTHTLVLVDGFPVNSPTLGQFDISSLPVDGFDRIEIVRGTQSALYGSNAMGGVVNFLPRRAKEGSRYGVGASGGSFSTLTWKGFAQKGGERGNLHLGASGFESDGILDNDGTSLSSFLGSGEIKTGGWGRLHALVLSTGERKEVPVDFGTPRDGNHELTRRGFLAGARWEIFASESVAVTASGSVFDEFFHEKDPADAGEVSPFSFDDTTKTRKMTFGVQGRIAASRRSTTFLGVEYQKDRGTDELASNFGDTRLASSTFNRSVYLQEELRVREGTGISLGARLDKNSEAGTEFNPKVGVYQEIPGTGARIRAAAGRGFRVPTLSEKSDPFIGYQGLSPEVAVSWEAGADVELFDRRGRFSATWFYQKFRDLIQFDAAVPGPAGFGQLRNVGRAFSRGVEAEGEARFLPEASLLLVYTYSDTWDAANRRRILGVPTQRGSLSLVLSPSPRWEGRIDWRLESDQLDSPPNGGDIRRPGYARVDLFARYRWEWGGAEIRELDLIGKVENLLDRDYEERKGFPSPGVHFLLGAEVRI; this comes from the coding sequence AAGAGCGCGGTCCTGGCCGGGGACGCGCTCCAGGGGATCCCGGGGGTGGACGTGCAGCGCAGCGGCAGCGCGGGGAACCGGGAGAACATCAAGATCCGGGGCGGGCTCGGGACGCACACGCTCGTGCTCGTCGACGGGTTCCCGGTGAACAGCCCCACCCTGGGCCAGTTCGACATCTCCTCGCTCCCCGTGGACGGGTTCGACCGGATCGAGATCGTCCGGGGGACCCAGAGCGCCCTGTACGGCTCCAACGCGATGGGGGGCGTGGTGAATTTCCTTCCCCGGAGGGCGAAAGAGGGAAGCCGCTACGGGGTGGGGGCCTCCGGGGGGAGCTTCTCCACCCTGACCTGGAAAGGGTTCGCCCAGAAGGGGGGGGAGAGGGGGAACCTCCACCTGGGGGCGAGCGGGTTCGAGAGCGACGGCATCCTGGACAACGACGGCACGTCCCTCTCCTCCTTCCTGGGGTCGGGGGAGATCAAGACCGGAGGGTGGGGCAGACTCCACGCCCTCGTGCTGTCCACGGGGGAGCGGAAAGAGGTGCCCGTCGATTTCGGAACCCCGCGCGACGGGAACCACGAACTGACGCGGCGCGGATTCCTGGCCGGAGCGCGATGGGAGATCTTCGCGTCGGAGTCGGTCGCCGTAACCGCGTCCGGGAGCGTCTTCGACGAATTCTTCCATGAAAAGGATCCGGCCGATGCCGGCGAAGTTTCCCCCTTCTCCTTCGACGACACGACCAAGACGCGCAAGATGACCTTCGGCGTCCAGGGCCGGATTGCCGCCTCCCGCCGCTCCACGACCTTCCTGGGCGTCGAGTACCAGAAGGACCGGGGGACCGACGAACTCGCGTCCAATTTCGGGGATACCCGCCTGGCCTCCTCCACCTTCAACCGTTCGGTCTACCTCCAGGAGGAACTGCGGGTGCGGGAGGGGACGGGGATCAGTCTCGGCGCCCGCCTGGATAAAAATTCCGAGGCGGGGACGGAGTTCAACCCGAAAGTCGGTGTCTACCAGGAGATTCCAGGCACGGGCGCAAGGATCAGGGCCGCCGCCGGTCGGGGATTCCGCGTCCCCACTCTCTCGGAAAAGTCCGACCCGTTCATAGGGTACCAGGGCCTGTCTCCCGAGGTGGCGGTTTCCTGGGAGGCGGGGGCGGACGTGGAACTCTTCGACCGGAGGGGGCGGTTCTCCGCGACCTGGTTCTACCAGAAATTCCGCGACCTGATCCAGTTCGACGCCGCGGTGCCCGGACCGGCGGGCTTCGGGCAGCTGCGCAACGTCGGGAGGGCGTTCTCCCGGGGGGTGGAGGCGGAAGGCGAGGCGCGCTTCCTGCCGGAGGCGTCGCTCCTCCTGGTCTACACCTACTCGGACACGTGGGATGCCGCGAACCGGCGCAGGATCCTCGGGGTTCCGACGCAGCGCGGCTCCCTCTCCCTCGTTCTTTCTCCCTCTCCCCGGTGGGAAGGGCGGATCGACTGGCGGCTGGAGAGCGACCAGCTCGATTCCCCCCCGAACGGGGGCGACATCCGGCGGCCCGGATATGCGCGGGTGGACCTGTTCGCCCGCTATCGGTGGGAATGGGGAGGGGCCGAAATCCGGGAGCTCGATCTGATCGGAAAGGTGGAGAATCTCCTCGATCGGGATTACGAGGAGCGCAAAGGATTTCCGTCCCCCGGCGTCCACTTCCTTCTGGGCGCCGAGGTGCGAATCTGA
- a CDS encoding TonB family protein, giving the protein MSRSDADSTGKEAPRIRRPLFFSATAHLVAIFALLLPGTHPGDVSFREVVDVFLVGGTEGKRGRDEEAFRGAPAAVSRPPAVLSVPPEAPLAVLSPSPKPRGTVSGEASLFPERDASRGAAAPDASAGPPRESSRREGPGPAASLPAPDGTSSGGVPAAAVADASPFPDTPTGSRDAGATGGDGRAVPGKGDADMASLRGRIESRIVYPEEAVRRGQEGDVLLRIRIGRGGVPREIRIARSSGTPLLDAAARRGVVRAAPLPEGPGWVEVPVRFRLR; this is encoded by the coding sequence ATGAGCCGCAGCGACGCGGATTCGACGGGAAAAGAGGCGCCGCGGATTCGCCGGCCGCTTTTCTTTTCGGCGACCGCGCATCTTGTCGCGATTTTCGCGCTGCTCTTGCCGGGGACGCATCCCGGAGACGTCTCCTTCCGGGAGGTCGTGGATGTCTTCCTGGTGGGGGGAACGGAGGGGAAAAGGGGGAGGGACGAGGAAGCGTTCCGTGGTGCGCCGGCCGCGGTATCGCGCCCCCCGGCGGTCCTTTCCGTGCCGCCGGAGGCGCCCCTCGCGGTTCTCTCCCCGTCGCCCAAGCCGCGGGGAACGGTCTCCGGGGAGGCCTCCCTTTTTCCGGAGCGGGACGCATCCCGCGGAGCGGCGGCCCCGGACGCATCTGCCGGTCCCCCGCGGGAGTCGTCCCGCCGGGAGGGACCCGGCCCGGCCGCCTCCCTGCCGGCACCCGACGGTACGTCTTCGGGGGGCGTCCCTGCCGCGGCGGTTGCGGACGCCTCCCCTTTCCCCGACACCCCGACGGGCTCACGGGATGCGGGCGCGACCGGAGGGGACGGCCGGGCCGTTCCGGGGAAAGGAGATGCGGATATGGCTTCCCTGCGCGGGAGAATCGAGTCCCGGATCGTCTATCCCGAGGAGGCCGTGCGCCGGGGGCAGGAGGGAGATGTGCTCCTGCGCATCCGCATCGGCAGGGGCGGCGTCCCGAGAGAGATCCGGATCGCCCGGAGCAGCGGGACTCCCCTGCTCGACGCGGCCGCGCGCCGGGGGGTGGTCCGCGCCGCGCCGCTTCCGGAAGGTCCCGGATGGGTGGAGGTGCCGGTCCGGTTCCGTCTCCGGTAG